The sequence TAAAAAGTCTGTCTCATTGTAGCACAAGCACTCGGTGCGCGCAAGTACAATTTGAAAGGTAGCGTTTACGCTCACCTATCCTGTTTGATTCGCCCCCACGCTGTCGTAAGTGATCCCTGCGTGTCCACGGGGAGTTGCTGACGGCCTGGCCCACCATTTTTGATGTTGGCACCGGTAATGGCAACGTCATCAAAACGTGCCTCCGCGTTACCAACCACAAGCCCTGCTTGACCGGGCTTCAGAGGGAATGGGTCTTCCGCCGTAAAGACCTGATCATTGACCTGAAACTCAAGTAGATTGTCTTTAACGGTTGCCCGGATTTTATACCACGTATCAATATCCGAGGTAAAAGGAAACTGCCGCGTAAACCATTGATCTGGTTTCGCCTTAGTAATCAACACAGTACTATGAAAGAAGTCAATAAAGAACAGATAGCGACTGTGCTCGTCACCCCTGTCGTATAACGATAACCCCACACGCGCCGGATCGTTGCGCTCTTTGACCAGTTTTGCTCGACATGAAACAGAATAGTTCTCCCAGTCCAATTGTCCCGTCAACCACAAACTGATGAACCCGCGCTTAAATATTCGTCCGACTGCCTCGCCCTTGTTAACCCACCAATTTTCAACCTGACGGTCTAAATTGTAAATTTTCCATTCCCTAGTAATTCTGTCTTCAAAATCGTCGCGCCATGTACCAGCGCAACTGGTTGCGTTCCACACCAAAACGGGAGCCAGCACGAGAACTATTAAGAAGAAGTAATTGGATTTCATCGACGTGATGCCTCCCTTGCATTGATACAAATCCCTGAACGTCGTGCGACAGGCCACCGATGGAATCAGGAGCCTACCCTCATTTACCCGCTCCAAATGTTATGATGGAAGATGTGTAGGAATAATAGCAAATCCGCTCTTGAAGTGTCAAGAAAAATTCAGAAAACGTCTGCTATGATATACTTTTGCGAATATGCGCTGGGACACACTATCTCAGCATTCACTTACATTTCATGCGCTACTTGTCAACTGTAGTTGAGCGAGGTCACAATATTACAGATGAAGTGATAGTTCATACCTCAATGTGAATTTTTATTGCAAACCCATCTGGGTTATGATATTCTACATCCAACCTGTATTAAGAGTTGAAGAGAAAAGTATGGCCGAAAAAAATCGAACTTAAAACTGTTGGCGTGGGTGCTATTGTTCGGATACACCAGTGACCCTATTAAAAAAATCACAAGCACGAAATTGTCGTAATAACTGAATCCTAGCTGGAGGAATGAAGATGATAAACTATACCGAATGTGGTCTGCCTGATAACCCGGTATATGTAACCGAATTGGGTAGAGCATACCTAGGTGATAGTCTTGAATTGATGAAATGCTTACCGAATGAAAGTGTAAACCTAGTTTTAACTTCCCCGCCATTTGCCTTGACTAGCAAGAAAGAATATGGCAACAAGGACGCGGGCGAATATGTTGATTGGTTCCTTCCATTTGCCTCCGAGATCCGCAGGATCCTCGCCGAAGATGGTTCTTTTGTTCTCGACCTTGGTGGTACATATCTCCCAGGTCATCCGGTCAGAAGCATTTACCAATATGAACTATTAATTGCTTTAGTCCGGAAAGTCGGATTTTACTTAGCTCAGGAATTTTTTCATTATAATCCGGCTAGACTACCTGCTCCCGCCGAATGGGTCAATGTCAGGCGAATCCGTGTAAAGGATTCGGTGAATGTAGTTTGGTGGTTATCTAGGACCGAATATCCCAAAGCGAACAACCGAAATGTCCTTCGTCCATACACGGAAGCCATGAAAAAGCTACTGAAAAAAGGTTATCGTGCTAAAAAGAGACCAAGTGGGCATGACATAACCCATAAATTTAGTCAAAATAATAACGGCTCGATCCCCCCAAATTTGCTAGAGTTGGGCAACAATGATTCAAACAGCAACTACATGCGAGAATGTAAGAAAAACGGTATCAACCCCCATCCTGCACGATTTCCACGTAAATTTCCCGAGTTCTTTATTAAATTTTTAAC is a genomic window of Candidatus Poribacteria bacterium containing:
- a CDS encoding site-specific DNA-methyltransferase — protein: MKMINYTECGLPDNPVYVTELGRAYLGDSLELMKCLPNESVNLVLTSPPFALTSKKEYGNKDAGEYVDWFLPFASEIRRILAEDGSFVLDLGGTYLPGHPVRSIYQYELLIALVRKVGFYLAQEFFHYNPARLPAPAEWVNVRRIRVKDSVNVVWWLSRTEYPKANNRNVLRPYTEAMKKLLKKGYRAKKRPSGHDITHKFSQNNNGSIPPNLLELGNNDSNSNYMRECKKNGINPHPARFPRKFPEFFIKFLTDTGNLVVDPFAGSNTTGYVSEYLGRQWLAFEIEESYIQASHFRFGLDSYHHEIADDDKDAESQLKLFSGSDNYGDS